One genomic region from Spirosoma sp. KCTC 42546 encodes:
- a CDS encoding PqqD family peptide modification chaperone, producing the protein MTITSDTRIQLVPNQSSSVLGKETVLLNYELGNYYELNEVGGFIWSLLQNHKEMSVGEIQESILNEFDVEPAVCNEELRLFIENLLREKLIEATP; encoded by the coding sequence ATGACTATCACATCTGATACCCGAATTCAACTGGTACCAAATCAATCTTCATCTGTTCTTGGAAAGGAAACGGTATTATTAAATTATGAACTGGGTAATTATTATGAACTGAATGAAGTTGGGGGCTTTATCTGGTCTCTTTTACAGAATCATAAAGAAATGTCCGTTGGCGAAATTCAGGAAAGCATACTCAATGAGTTTGATGTAGAACCCGCTGTTTGTAACGAAGAATTAAGGCTATTTATCGAAAATCTATTGCGAGAGAAGTTGATCGAGGCAACCCCCTAG
- a CDS encoding serine kinase — MQPTKIYRAGLQAKFAQNGPQQLWLNWAPILSFMVVNGQELVLDTTQTDEDLLSLFTLSEALGLILFQRGYFLLHGSAIHLNGKGVVFLGEPGAGKSTTVAAFAQGGVSVISDDMVCIQVNATGPSLVLPAFPQIKIWENSVTGLQIKKDGLTAVREGVNKFSWHDSIVFNENPVTLDQIFVLTAPNELAGTSFQVPKHQIPIELISYFPLADSLLQGTPLKDYFEKSTTLAHSVPVIKLSRPADFSRLHAFVDDLKTTF, encoded by the coding sequence TTGCAGCCTACAAAAATTTATCGTGCTGGATTGCAAGCCAAATTTGCCCAAAATGGGCCACAGCAGTTATGGCTCAACTGGGCACCCATCCTATCATTTATGGTCGTAAACGGCCAGGAACTCGTTCTGGATACAACTCAAACCGATGAGGATCTGCTCTCTCTGTTTACGTTAAGTGAAGCGCTTGGTCTTATCCTGTTTCAACGGGGTTACTTTTTGTTACATGGCAGTGCTATTCACCTCAATGGGAAAGGGGTTGTATTCCTGGGGGAACCAGGGGCTGGCAAATCAACCACAGTAGCAGCTTTTGCGCAAGGAGGGGTTAGCGTGATTAGTGATGATATGGTATGTATCCAAGTCAATGCAACAGGGCCGTCTTTAGTACTACCCGCCTTTCCACAAATCAAAATCTGGGAAAATAGCGTGACTGGCTTACAGATTAAGAAAGATGGACTCACGGCAGTGCGAGAGGGGGTTAACAAATTTTCCTGGCATGATTCAATCGTCTTTAATGAAAACCCTGTGACGTTAGACCAGATTTTTGTTCTAACAGCGCCCAACGAATTAGCTGGTACGAGCTTCCAAGTCCCTAAACACCAGATACCAATTGAATTGATTAGCTATTTTCCCCTGGCCGATTCACTACTACAAGGCACACCATTGAAAGATTATTTTGAAAAAAGCACTACCCTAGCTCACAGTGTTCCAGTTATTAAGCTAAGCCGCCCAGCTGACTTTAGTCGACTACACGCATTTGTTGACGATCTAAAAACGACATTTTAG
- a CDS encoding nucleotidyltransferase family protein, whose amino-acid sequence MKHSPEISLLLMACAVEPTENKRAQITLFLEQHQVDWDRLYKLAARHKVTPFLYRTLQAIPFVAESFLTTLQNDCRTIATDNLLKLHQYKLLDKRFADNEIDYVPLKGIYLAANCYPDSSLRTIGDLDVLVAKEDIFKTIRLLEADSYLVDQKSTLYMKYEQKVIFSDLYEVSLMKPFFNNSYFDLDLHWEFVCFNKQYKVYSVQEVLSSPTLYTEYQIVLLVAHHGITAIWQTINYINDLYFLINDKVIDWAWLLQELGQNGLERVFLSGLLWCQQIWNLSLPSTIQEMLVTQRIQLVANAYEKNWETSEPLSSSSLIFSQLMFFFKAQTQLSKKLKIIVTFCTSRIIRYSTFKVGKRIVYVPKQFGIITFFIRGLRSLLRFIPALREPLR is encoded by the coding sequence ATGAAGCACTCACCCGAAATTTCGTTGTTGCTGATGGCCTGTGCGGTTGAGCCAACGGAGAACAAAAGAGCGCAGATTACCCTGTTTTTAGAACAGCATCAAGTAGACTGGGATCGACTTTATAAACTGGCGGCTCGCCATAAGGTAACGCCGTTTTTGTACCGAACCCTTCAGGCCATTCCCTTCGTTGCTGAATCGTTTTTGACTACCCTACAGAACGATTGCCGGACAATAGCTACTGATAATTTACTGAAGCTACATCAATATAAGTTGTTAGATAAACGATTTGCTGATAATGAAATTGACTATGTTCCACTCAAAGGAATTTATCTGGCAGCTAACTGCTATCCTGATAGTAGCCTTCGGACTATTGGAGACCTGGATGTTTTAGTAGCAAAAGAAGATATTTTTAAAACGATACGCCTTTTAGAAGCCGATAGTTATCTAGTAGATCAAAAATCGACGCTTTACATGAAGTATGAGCAGAAAGTTATTTTTTCTGATTTGTATGAGGTTAGCCTAATGAAGCCATTTTTTAACAATAGCTATTTTGATCTTGATCTACACTGGGAATTTGTATGTTTTAATAAGCAGTATAAAGTTTATAGCGTACAGGAAGTTCTTTCCAGTCCAACCTTATATACAGAATACCAGATTGTTTTACTTGTAGCTCACCATGGTATAACGGCCATTTGGCAAACAATTAATTATATCAACGATCTCTATTTCTTAATAAATGATAAGGTAATTGACTGGGCGTGGCTATTGCAGGAGCTAGGTCAGAATGGCCTTGAACGAGTTTTTCTTTCGGGCTTGCTCTGGTGTCAACAGATTTGGAATTTATCGTTGCCTTCCACTATTCAGGAAATGTTGGTGACTCAGCGTATCCAATTAGTAGCCAATGCGTATGAGAAAAACTGGGAAACCAGCGAGCCGCTTTCGTCCAGTTCCCTAATTTTTAGTCAATTAATGTTTTTCTTTAAAGCGCAAACGCAACTAAGCAAGAAGTTGAAAATCATAGTTACGTTTTGCACCAGCCGGATCATTCGTTACAGCACGTTTAAGGTTGGGAAACGCATTGTATACGTGCCGAAACAATTTGGCATCATCACGTTTTTTATTCGGGGGCTTCGCTCGCTGCTACGCTTTATTCCTGCTTTACGTGAGCCGCTACGTTAG
- a CDS encoding asparagine synthase-related protein: protein MSGIAGMIRFDGQEVSSTDQQNVIERLKHRGAISSQAINQGILMSFDGPVEINSANQLYAAVDADVFSKSTPQQPFVTNYGLQGPASFNTLNADFAVAIWDSHQQQLYCARDPLGIKPLYYVHQPDRFFAFASEIKALLALNEVNVKPNQHKYREYLTWTTAYVPYSAETFYETIYSVLPGHYLRVTSQDVHIQPYWQPDLNQFSGLTNPDEYASLFHDYFIEAVDRRIQGKKLVGAHLSGGLDSSSISGVAQSLLLQQHRPSLHTFNIDTEQPSADEQAYVQALVDQWHSQHHRVRPVADVLDSVLTINHQFDRPEHFIIPSSFHLSVSLEAQQMGCDILLTGHDGDSTIPTGFDFLDQLLDANDWEQLQIACQQMVSFRERNMSFLSADWQQLSDQAKYEKYVLYIIGSDLKKRLSKQSGVSFLSMLRDQKRIFGLSTTAIVAYLVKRVQDKLAHRDLLNNALSTDFKQRILQRQQQSTNELIRNLSAEHKAPINQIVHTTNVICNEQMNHIGAYYGHQYSFPFFDKTIVELGLATPLEVHFNKGRGRGLIRNGLQDILPSSIVSRLTKANFVEYSTLSAQQLYQATHEQFSTPGHPIWEVIDRQLFSRIVAIVFNPRFPIKKKTRYNWLVSRIIYLALWLNSLKQYS, encoded by the coding sequence ATGAGTGGAATTGCAGGAATGATTCGATTTGACGGACAGGAGGTATCTTCTACTGATCAGCAAAACGTGATAGAACGATTAAAACACCGGGGAGCCATTTCAAGTCAGGCCATTAACCAGGGAATTTTGATGTCCTTTGACGGCCCAGTGGAGATCAACTCAGCGAATCAGCTCTATGCTGCTGTCGATGCTGATGTATTTTCCAAATCTACCCCGCAACAGCCTTTCGTCACAAACTACGGACTGCAAGGTCCTGCCTCCTTTAATACCCTGAACGCCGATTTTGCGGTAGCTATCTGGGATAGCCATCAGCAACAACTTTACTGTGCGCGAGATCCTTTGGGCATAAAACCGCTTTATTACGTACATCAGCCGGATCGCTTTTTTGCCTTTGCCTCCGAAATCAAAGCATTGCTGGCTCTTAACGAAGTCAACGTAAAACCAAACCAGCATAAATACAGAGAGTACCTGACCTGGACCACGGCTTACGTTCCTTATAGTGCCGAAACATTCTACGAAACCATTTACAGCGTTTTACCGGGCCACTACCTCCGGGTGACTTCGCAGGATGTGCACATACAGCCATACTGGCAACCCGACTTAAACCAGTTTAGCGGATTGACCAATCCAGATGAATATGCCTCCTTATTTCACGACTACTTTATTGAAGCGGTAGATAGACGGATACAGGGCAAAAAGCTTGTAGGTGCCCATTTGTCTGGCGGGCTGGATTCGTCATCGATCAGTGGCGTTGCCCAATCGTTATTACTCCAGCAGCATCGGCCTTCTTTACACACCTTTAATATCGATACAGAACAGCCTTCGGCCGATGAGCAGGCGTATGTACAGGCGTTGGTTGACCAATGGCATTCGCAGCATCACCGGGTCCGTCCGGTAGCCGATGTGCTCGACTCCGTATTAACAATAAACCATCAGTTCGACCGGCCTGAGCATTTCATTATTCCTTCCAGTTTTCACCTCAGCGTATCATTGGAAGCCCAGCAGATGGGTTGCGATATCCTCTTAACCGGGCATGACGGCGACAGTACCATTCCCACCGGATTTGATTTTCTGGACCAGCTCCTCGACGCTAACGACTGGGAGCAATTACAAATAGCCTGTCAGCAAATGGTTTCGTTTCGTGAGCGTAACATGAGCTTTTTAAGTGCCGACTGGCAACAGCTCAGCGATCAGGCTAAGTACGAAAAATACGTTCTATACATTATTGGGAGCGATCTAAAAAAACGGCTTAGTAAACAATCAGGCGTTTCTTTTCTTAGCATGCTGCGCGATCAGAAACGAATTTTCGGGCTCTCCACTACGGCCATCGTCGCCTATTTGGTCAAACGAGTTCAGGATAAACTGGCTCATCGAGATTTACTCAATAATGCACTGAGTACTGATTTTAAACAACGAATACTCCAACGACAGCAACAATCGACAAACGAACTGATTAGGAATCTATCAGCAGAACATAAGGCGCCAATCAACCAAATTGTTCATACAACCAATGTCATTTGTAACGAGCAGATGAACCACATCGGTGCCTATTATGGGCATCAGTATTCGTTCCCGTTCTTCGACAAGACTATTGTTGAGTTAGGGTTAGCAACACCTTTAGAGGTCCATTTTAACAAAGGGCGTGGGCGAGGATTGATCCGCAACGGACTACAGGATATACTGCCGTCCTCGATTGTATCTCGACTGACAAAAGCCAACTTCGTTGAATACAGCACATTATCAGCGCAACAACTGTATCAGGCCACTCACGAGCAGTTCAGTACACCCGGTCATCCGATCTGGGAGGTCATTGACCGGCAACTATTTTCCAGGATTGTTGCTATTGTTTTTAACCCACGTTTCCCCATCAAGAAAAAAACCCGTTATAATTGGCTTGTAAGCCGAATTATCTATCTGGCGCTCTGGCTTAATTCACTCAAACAGTACAGCTAA
- a CDS encoding C25 family cysteine peptidase, with translation MKKGLLLIGFIMNCLAVQAQSVFGNEWIKSNQKYLKFSVNQTGVYRVNYEDIKATDPSFLQTNPANWQLFFRGKELAIRVVGQQDGVFDAQDYVEFYGQGNDGSQDSLLYRPQKRLHPYQTLFSDKTAYFLTSSPALSGKRMPELNKSAQGLTPEAFHIEETVQAFTSDYTFNNLKGIEPALQQSYFEPGEGWSGPMLTKDSIGTVRVNLTNRVTTSSQPIALEGMVNGRDNNTHRIQVDASPTTAIATLNIFGFASQTFQATISPATLQNEQLSLRFSPEKIYYTNNFSITYVKVSYPQALDMAGQSDKVFHVPINPRQTALLSIKNAPQASIAYDITDKTNCQYVAAQPSGGQTLVVVDGTTVKRDIFVTSRTLKPLAIQAARFPTTFPQSATYLIITHASLKQSAQTYAAYRASEAGGSHKPFIVEADSLYDQFNYGERSPLALRRFADYMLANSAVKHLLLVGRACSYPYFVKTTPDDLVPTIGYPGSDILLTAGLSGYPINTPALPTGRLNVTTNDQVLAYLDKVKQLEGATPNDLWRKHIIHISGGKTLDEAQSLRSALTTIGTIYTNGQLGGEISAFSKSTTNEVEPTNITPQVNDGVSLITFFGHAGPAVTDMNFGFASPPENGFSNKRYPFMIFNGCGVGEIFSNFNTLSTDWLLTPNKGAAVVLAHSYWSFEEPTTLYLKKLYSILYTDPTSLGMSFGKVQQQVNLALEKESADPYNVSVSLEMILQGDPAVVLYPLPNPDFKVDPKGIYIQSSVVGSSLKNSDSIRVVIPLANLGKYIAGQSVSVSLKKTTSAAATTSTLGLNAFRYRDTLVYTMLKDETLQKIEVAIDPTNQLTELSKTNNTASLTIDWAKAQNGTSYPIQALLDRISPQINVFIDGAIKENQAVVRMNPQVEIFIQDENPLSPKDTTAVDVYLKSCTTCNPQKLSSQSFSVSAVSANQLQVITNLSLKAGGAYQLIVFGKDAAGNRTQPPYTLDIITLANDETITLRTYPNPASTYVKFDLSLNVQELPVESRLTIYNQAGIQVFADSFSVSTGKNSLLWQGVNPGLYPYSLQLIWKDGRTETHTGRVIWQP, from the coding sequence CCTTCGTTCCTCCAGACAAATCCGGCAAACTGGCAGTTGTTTTTTAGAGGAAAAGAACTAGCTATTCGGGTAGTAGGCCAGCAGGATGGTGTGTTCGATGCACAGGATTATGTTGAATTCTATGGACAAGGCAATGATGGCAGTCAGGATTCACTACTATACCGCCCGCAAAAGCGATTACATCCCTATCAAACGCTATTTTCAGATAAGACCGCCTATTTCCTGACTAGCAGCCCGGCGCTTTCTGGAAAACGGATGCCAGAACTGAACAAATCTGCCCAGGGCCTTACACCAGAAGCATTCCATATCGAAGAAACGGTACAGGCCTTTACCAGCGACTATACGTTTAACAACTTAAAAGGCATCGAACCCGCTCTCCAGCAAAGTTACTTCGAACCGGGAGAAGGCTGGTCGGGGCCAATGCTCACGAAAGATTCGATTGGTACAGTCCGGGTAAATTTAACGAATCGGGTAACCACGTCCTCCCAACCTATTGCACTGGAGGGCATGGTAAATGGCCGCGATAATAATACCCATCGAATACAGGTAGATGCCTCTCCCACAACAGCTATAGCCACCCTGAACATATTCGGATTCGCGTCACAAACCTTTCAGGCAACAATTAGCCCGGCAACGCTTCAGAACGAACAACTTAGCCTACGATTCTCTCCCGAAAAGATTTACTACACAAACAACTTCTCCATTACCTACGTAAAGGTTTCTTATCCACAAGCGCTGGATATGGCAGGCCAGTCAGATAAGGTATTTCACGTGCCGATAAACCCACGTCAGACAGCCTTACTATCTATAAAAAATGCACCTCAGGCATCCATTGCCTATGACATTACAGATAAAACCAATTGCCAATACGTAGCCGCCCAACCGTCGGGCGGTCAAACACTGGTTGTCGTGGATGGAACAACCGTAAAGCGGGATATTTTCGTAACCAGCCGTACGCTTAAACCCCTGGCTATTCAGGCTGCCCGTTTTCCGACTACGTTTCCGCAGTCGGCCACGTATCTGATTATTACCCATGCATCACTCAAACAGTCGGCGCAAACGTATGCGGCTTACCGGGCATCGGAGGCTGGAGGCAGCCATAAGCCATTTATTGTTGAGGCCGACTCCCTGTACGATCAGTTTAATTACGGCGAACGAAGCCCGCTGGCACTTCGGCGGTTTGCGGATTATATGCTGGCGAATTCGGCAGTAAAACACCTGCTATTAGTTGGCCGGGCGTGTAGTTACCCCTACTTCGTCAAAACAACACCCGACGATCTGGTACCAACGATTGGCTATCCAGGATCGGATATTCTATTAACAGCAGGCCTAAGCGGCTACCCGATAAATACACCAGCACTGCCGACCGGTCGCTTAAACGTGACGACAAATGATCAGGTGCTCGCTTATCTGGATAAAGTAAAGCAACTGGAAGGCGCTACGCCGAATGACCTCTGGCGAAAACATATCATTCATATCAGTGGGGGTAAAACACTGGACGAAGCCCAAAGCCTGCGTTCTGCGCTGACTACAATTGGTACCATTTACACCAATGGCCAACTGGGGGGTGAAATTAGTGCGTTCAGTAAAAGCACAACCAATGAAGTAGAGCCGACAAACATTACTCCGCAAGTTAATGACGGTGTGAGCTTAATTACGTTTTTTGGCCATGCCGGACCGGCCGTTACCGACATGAATTTTGGATTTGCCTCACCGCCCGAAAACGGATTCAGCAATAAGCGGTACCCATTTATGATTTTTAACGGCTGCGGTGTCGGCGAGATTTTTTCTAATTTCAACACACTATCTACCGATTGGTTGCTGACCCCTAATAAAGGAGCCGCCGTTGTTCTGGCACACTCCTACTGGAGTTTCGAGGAACCAACAACGCTGTACCTGAAAAAACTCTATTCGATTCTGTATACAGATCCTACATCGCTGGGAATGTCGTTTGGCAAGGTGCAGCAACAGGTAAATTTAGCCCTCGAAAAAGAGAGTGCCGATCCGTATAATGTATCGGTATCTCTGGAAATGATTTTACAGGGCGATCCGGCGGTTGTCCTCTACCCCTTGCCCAACCCCGATTTTAAGGTTGATCCAAAGGGCATCTATATTCAATCGTCGGTGGTGGGGAGTTCACTCAAAAACAGTGATTCGATTCGGGTCGTGATTCCGCTGGCGAACTTAGGCAAGTACATTGCAGGTCAGTCGGTATCGGTATCACTCAAAAAAACGACTAGTGCGGCTGCCACGACCAGTACCTTAGGGCTCAACGCCTTTCGCTACCGCGACACGCTGGTATACACGATGCTTAAAGACGAAACGCTCCAGAAGATCGAAGTAGCCATTGACCCAACCAATCAGCTAACCGAACTCAGCAAAACGAATAATACAGCTAGTTTAACGATTGACTGGGCAAAGGCTCAAAACGGCACAAGCTACCCCATTCAAGCGCTCCTGGACCGCATTAGCCCTCAAATCAATGTATTTATTGATGGAGCCATTAAAGAAAATCAGGCCGTTGTTCGGATGAATCCACAGGTAGAGATTTTCATTCAGGACGAAAATCCGCTTTCACCAAAGGATACCACGGCCGTTGACGTATACTTAAAAAGCTGCACAACCTGTAATCCCCAAAAGCTATCGTCGCAGTCATTTTCTGTTTCGGCGGTTTCGGCCAACCAGCTCCAGGTCATCACAAATCTGTCACTTAAAGCGGGGGGAGCCTACCAGCTTATTGTATTCGGAAAAGATGCGGCAGGCAATCGAACCCAACCACCGTATACGCTCGATATCATCACGCTGGCCAATGACGAGACCATTACGTTGCGTACGTATCCTAACCCGGCCAGTACATATGTAAAGTTTGACCTCAGCCTGAATGTGCAGGAGCTGCCCGTTGAGTCGCGGCTGACTATTTACAATCAGGCCGGTATTCAGGTTTTTGCCGATAGCTTTTCTGTATCAACCGGAAAAAATTCACTGCTCTGGCAAGGCGTTAATCCGGGTCTTTACCCGTACTCGCTCCAATTAATCTGGAAAGACGGTCGAACAGAGACACATACAGGTAGGGTGATCTGGCAACCCTAG